The following are encoded together in the Bicyclus anynana chromosome 2, ilBicAnyn1.1, whole genome shotgun sequence genome:
- the LOC112044209 gene encoding uncharacterized protein LOC112044209 — protein sequence MEDQFQLLFEKMKNEMRNQTVELKESILEKLDEKLQPIIAENKILKSKLEYLEKEIESLKRGNKQSNLIIYGLAEDEKSTQELIHKVKAIIKSDLDLNFEEYEVNKIYRIGKKQNSGNKPRPILFSFVNEWKKSEVMKRKKNFKNVYVSEDYTKEVLEKRKMLQAQLTEERKKGNIAYLKFDKLIIKEKPSSTNNDKRKREMSTSPQQNTQPRKQQNVKTSNTNRLNAYDLMRIRSNSLPSNASTIANKQ from the coding sequence ATGGAAGATCAATTTCaacttttgtttgaaaaaatgaaaaatgaaatgcGAAATCAAACAGTTGAACTAAAAGAATCTATATTGGAGAAATTAGACGAAAAACTACAACCAATCATAgcagaaaataaaatcttaaaatcaaaattggaATATCTTGAGAAAGAAATAGAAAGCCTGAAAAGAGGAAATAAGCAAAGTAACCTAATAATTTACGGATTGGCAGAAGATGAAAAATCTACACAAGAACTAATTCATAAAGTGAAGGCAATAATCAAATCCGACTTGGACCTAAATTTTGAAGAATATgaggtaaataaaatttatcgaattggaaaaaaacaaaattcaggTAATAAACCAAGGCCTATCCTATTTTCCTTTGTAAACGAATGGAAGAAAAGCGAAGtaatgaaaagaaagaaaaattttaaaaacgtgTATGTGTCTGAAGACTACACTAAAGAAGTTttagaaaaaaggaaaatgttaCAGGCGCAACTAACAGAGGAGAGGAAAAAAGGTAATATCGCCTATTTAAAATTCGACAAACTAATAATTAAAGAGAAACCAAGTAGCACAAACAATGACAAAAGGAAAAGAGAAATGTCAACATCACCACAACAAAATACACAACCAAGAAAACaacaaaatgtaaaaacatCCAATACCAACAGACTGAATGCTTATGACTTGATGAGGATTAGATCTAATTCCCTTCCATCTAATGCAAGTACAATAGCAAATAAGCAATGA